The Lycium barbarum isolate Lr01 chromosome 10, ASM1917538v2, whole genome shotgun sequence genome includes a region encoding these proteins:
- the LOC132613598 gene encoding glucan endo-1,3-beta-glucosidase 8-like: MRLKIVMVCFIYLFMATKVNSYVGITWGRLQSQELVPSVVVDLLLQNKIPALRLMTSGYDIIEVFSATNISISITLGNQFVWQAHRKDLAYVWVNDRIKDPINKGVKIVEVTVGSEPFSNTFLKEAKSDNMASVLRLMRETLDEVGLGYVKTTTGHGIDVLKVTKFPSEADFRDDIKGPMLDSLDQFNKTGTPFVLYMFPIHFVKEVLNYTMEFAFLDNKSGFKIQDGNFTYTNAVELMIDSLAWALKKAGYPNIKIVIGQIGWPTDGYPHANVKNAERFHKGFLKFLASNKGTPLRPGPIDAFLHSLSDENQFRTMFGAFQRHWGIYESDGNPKYKIDFSLQDRDEYPTQAKGIVKMPNRWCKFNGDRSNMNLVNKNYDLACNEADCTRLEKGASCDGLSFESKISYAFNAYFQKYKQKVETCDFDGLGEIVATNPTVKDCEFPIEILAFQDQVELNGMVLRI, from the exons ATGAGGCTTAAAATAGTCATGGTGTGTTTCATATATTTGTTCATGGCAACAAAAGTGAATAGCTATGTGGGCATAACATGGGGCAGGCTACAATCACAGGAATTGGTTCCATCAGTGGTTGTTGACTTGCTTTTGCAAAACAAGATTCCAGCATTGAGATTAATGACTTCAGGTTATGATATCATTGAAGTTTTTTCAGCCACAAATATTAGTATCAGTATTACTTTGGGAAATCAGTTCGTGTGGCAAGCACATAGGAAAGACCTTGCATATGTATGGGTAAACGATCGAATCAAGGATCCAATCAACAAAGGTGTAAAAATAGT GGAAGTAACCGTTGGGTCTGAACCATTTTCGAATACGTTCTTGAAAGAAGCAAAGAGTGATAATATGGCGAGCGTGTTAAGGCTCATGCGAGAAACTCTTGATGAGGTGGGTTTAGGGTATGTCAAAACGACGACTGGCCATGGCATAGATGTGCTAAAGGTCACGAAATTTCCGTCTGAGGCTGACTTTCGCGACGACATAAAAGGACCAATGCTTGATTCACTAGATCAGTTCAATAAAACCGGAACCCCCTTTGTTCTCTACATGTTCCCGATCCATTTCGTTAAAGAGGTACTGAATTACACTATGGAATTTGCATTCTTGGATAATAAGAGCGGGTTCAAAATACAAGATGGTAATTTTACATACACGAATGCTGTGGAGTTAATGATCGATTCCCTTGCATGGGCATTGAAGAAAGCAGGATATCCCAATATAAAAATTGTGATTGGTCAAATTGGATGGCCTACAGATGGATATCCACACGCCAATGTTAAAAATGCAGAGAGATTTCACAAGGGGTTTTTGAAATTTTTAGCATCAAACAAAGGAACACCACTTAGGCCAGGGCCTATAGACGCATTTCTCCATAGCTTGTCTGATGAAAATCAGTTTCGTACGATGTTTGGTGCATTTCAAAGGCATTGGGGCATTTACGAGTCAGACGGGAATCCCAAGTACAAGATTGATTTCTCATTACAG GACCGCGATGAGTATCCTACACAGGCTAAGGGCATTGTAAAAATGCCAAACCGATGGTGCAAGTTCAATGGGGACAGATCAAACATGAATTTGGTGAATAAGAATTATGATCTTGCATGCAATGAAGCAGATTGTACAAGACTGGAAAAAGGAGCTTCTTGTGATGGACTAAGTTTTGAATCCAAGATTTCATATGCTTttaatgcatatttccaaaagtACAAACAAAAAGTAGAAACTTGTGATTTTGATGGTTTAGGTgaaattgttgcaacaaatcCCACTGTGAAAGATTGTGAGTTTCCCATTGAGATATTGGCATTCCAAGATCAAGTAGAACTAAATGGTATGGTTTTAAGAATTTGA
- the LOC132615173 gene encoding glucan endo-1,3-beta-glucosidase 8-like, with protein MRLTIGICFMVLSMATRVNSLVGITWGRQQTQQLVPSMVVDLLLQNKIPALRLMTSGYDIVEVFADTNISISVTLNNQFVWQANRKELAYAWINDRIKAPINKGVKIVELAVGSEPFSNTFYKDKRYDHVVGVLRLMRQSLDEMGLGHVRTTTGHGMDVLKVTKFPSEADFRDNIKGPMLDLLYEFNKTGTPFLIYMFPIHFVKDVLNYTMEFAFLDNKSGFKIQDDNATYTNAVEFMIDSLAWAIKKAGYPKMKIMVGQIGWPTDGYPHATAKNAERFHKGLLKFLASNKGTPLRPGPIHMFLHSLTDENLCNTTFGAFQRHWGIYQSNGNPKYKIDFSLQDRDDYPTQAKGIVKMPSRWCKFNGDKSNMNLVNKNYYLACKEADCTVLEKGASCGGISSESKVSYAFNAYFQKYKQDIDHCDFEGLGEIVSTNPSTKNCEFPVEILAFQDVLSNGMVLRI; from the exons ATGAGGCTGACCATAGGCATATGTTTCATGGTTTTGTCCATGGCAACTCGTGTAAATAGCTTAGTGGGCATAACATGGGGCAGGCAACAAACTCAACAATTGGTTCCATCAATGGTTGTTGATTTGCTTTTACAAAACAAGATTCCAGCGTTGAGATTAATGACTTCAGGATATGATATCGTTGAAGTTTTCGCAGACACTAACATTAGCATCAGTGTTACTTTGAATAATCAATTCGTGTGGCAAGCAAATAGGAAAGAACTTGCATATGCATGGATAAATGATCGAATAAAGGCTCCAATCAACAAAGGCGTAAAAATAGT GGAACTAGCTGTCGGGTCTGAACCATTTTCGAATACGTTTTACAAAGACAAAAGGTACGATCATGTGGTGGGCGTGTTAAGGCTCATGCGACAAAGTCTTGATGAGATGGGTTTAGGTCATGTCCGAACGACGACTGGCCATGGCATGGACGTGCTAAAGGTCACGAAATTTCCGTCTGAGGCCGACTTTCGCGATAACATAAAAGGACCAATGCTTGATTTGCTATATGAGTTCAATAAAACCGGAACCCCCTTTCTTATCTACATGTTCCCGATCCATTTCGTTAAAGACGTACTGAATTACACCATGGAATTTGCATTCTTGGATAACAAGAGTGGGTTTAAGATACAAGATGATAATGCTACATACACGAACGCGGTGGAGTTTATGATCGATTCCCTTGCATGGGCAATAAAGAAAGCGGGATATCCCAAAATGAAAATTATGGTTGGTCAAATTGGATGGCCTACGGATGGGTATCCACATGCCACTGCTAAAAATGCAGAGAGATTTCACAAGGGGCTATTGAAATTTTTAGCATCAAACAAAGGGACACCACTTAGACCAGGGCCTATACACATGTTTCTCCACAGCTTGACTGATGAGAATTTGTGTAATACGACATTTGGTGCATTCCAAAGGCATTGGGGCATTTACCAGTCAAATGGGAATCCAAAGTACAAGATTGATTTCTCACTACAG GACCGCGACGATTATCCTACACAAGCTAAGGGCATAGTGAAAATGCCAAGTCGATGGTGCAAGTTCAATGGGGACAAATCAAACATGAATTTGGTGAATAAGAATTATTATCTTGCATGCAAAGAAGCAGATTGTACAGTACTGGAAAAGGGAGCTTCGTGTGGTGGAATAAGTTCTGAGTCCAAGGTTTCATATGCTTttaatgcatatttccaaaagtACAAACAAGATATAGATCATTGTGATTTTGAAGGTTTGGGTGAAATTGTCTCAACAAATCCCTCTAcaaaaaattgtgagtttcccgTTGAGATATTGGCATTCCAAGATGTACTTTCAAACGGTATGGTTTTGAGAATTTGA
- the LOC132613334 gene encoding glucan endo-1,3-beta-glucosidase 8-like encodes MYLHILTDKHNSRLTFGAFKRHWGIYETDGNPKYKIDFSLQDRDKYPTEAKGIVKMPSRWCKFNGDKSNMNSVNKNYNLACEKADCTVLEVGASCGGMSFESKVSYAFNAYFQMFKQDIDHCEFDGLGEIVATNPSPDSGGPRILRSWVLTSL; translated from the exons ATGTATCTCCATATCTTGACTGATAAGCATAATTCTCGTCTGACATTTGGTGCATTTAAAAGGCATTGGGGCATTTACGAGACAGATGGGAATCCAAAGTACAAGATTGATTTCTCACTACAG GATCGCGACAAGTATCCTACAGAGGCTAAGGGCATAGTGAAAATGCCTAGTCGATGGTGCAAGTTCAATGGGGACAAATCAAACATGAATTCTGTGAATAAGAATTATAATCTCGCATGCGAAAAAGCAGATTGTACGGTACTGGAAGTAGGAGCTTCATGTGGTGGAATGAGTTTTGAGTCCAAGGTTTCGTATGCTTttaatgcatatttccaaatgtTCAAACAAGATATAGATCATTGTGAATTTGATGGTTTAGGAGAAATTGTAGCAACAAATCCCTCTCCAGacagtggcggacccaggattttaagGTCGTGGGTGCTGACCTCCCTTTAA
- the LOC132613335 gene encoding uncharacterized protein LOC132613335 → MITAIIWNIRFVKSQHAFQRLINLKRQYNSFIVALMEPFQHSKHLQKYRRRIGMETALTNINGKIWVFIDAVVQWEILLDTNQQISLKLKHIATDIEMIATFVYAKCSAVERLELWDNIYSLANDMSLPWLVGGDFNVILSEEEKIGGLPVDPSECDDFAFCVNSSELFDMGFKGSPYTWWNRRAAGDCILKILDRILVNIRFQNSFPNIEVEHLTKTGSDHSPMVLFCGEEAIPISKPFRFLNFWTQHESFQEVIKNN, encoded by the coding sequence ATGATTACAGCAATTATATGGAATATAAGGTTCGTTAAATCTCAACATGCTTTTCAAAGGCTCATTAATTTGAAAAGGCAGTATAATAGTTttattgtggctttgatggagccttttcaacacaGCAAACACCTACAAAAATACAGGAGGAGGATAGGGATGGAAACAGCTTTGACAAATATTAATGGCAAGATATGGGTATTTATTGATGCAGTGGTTCAGTGGGAAATATTGTTGGATACAAATCAACAGATTTCTCTAAAACTTAAACATATTGCTACTGACATAGAGATGATTGCTACTTTTGTGTATGCAAAATGCAGCGCAGTGGAGAGACTTGAATTATGGGATAATATTTATTCTCTCGCTAATGATATGAGCCTACCTTGGTTGGTTGGGGGGGATTTTAATGTTATCTTATCAGAAGAGGAAAAGATTGGAGGTTTACCTGTAGATCCATCAGAGTGTGATGACTTTGCATTCTGTGTTAATTCTAGTGAACTATTTGATATGGGTTTCAAAGGAAGTCCTTACACTTGGTGGAATAGAAGAGCTGCAGGGGATTGCATTCTAAAAATACTAGATAGAATTCTAGTGAATATTCGTTTTCAAAACTCTTTCCCTAATATTGAAGTGGAGCATTTAACCAAAACTGGATCAGACCATTCTCCTATGGTGTTATTTTGTGGTGAAGAAGCTATACCAATTTCAAAACCATTCAGGTTTTTAAATTTTTGGACTCAGCATGAAAGTTTCCAGGAGGTGATCAAGAATAACTAG